Proteins encoded in a region of the Pseudomonas syringae KCTC 12500 genome:
- a CDS encoding OmpA family protein, whose amino-acid sequence MNRIPRVLSVCLLLGSAGLYGCAGHKDSGQALQQASADFQKVKEDTDVLRSAPKDVIRAGESLARAERLSSYLGSGADVAHYAYLSSRYSEIAREHSNLMLSQERLAKMDMERQRMQLALREAKLASAQQQGRWLEDQILSLATTETDRGLVMTLGDVLFDAGHAELKNSASRTILKVVQFLQINPRRVVRIEGYTDSTGDRQDNLKLSKDRAQAVADVLMDLGVDEKRIHVEGYGQEFPVNANTSERGRAQNRRVEIVFSDEKGQLGAAR is encoded by the coding sequence ATGAACCGTATCCCTCGTGTCCTGAGTGTGTGTCTGTTGCTGGGGTCGGCTGGCCTTTACGGTTGTGCCGGTCACAAGGACAGCGGCCAGGCGTTGCAGCAGGCCAGTGCTGACTTCCAGAAGGTCAAGGAAGATACCGATGTGCTGCGCAGTGCGCCCAAAGATGTCATCCGCGCGGGTGAGTCGCTGGCCCGCGCCGAGCGTCTGTCCAGTTACCTGGGGAGCGGCGCCGATGTTGCTCACTACGCCTACCTCAGCAGCCGTTATAGCGAAATCGCGCGTGAGCACAGCAACCTGATGCTGAGTCAGGAGCGTCTGGCGAAAATGGACATGGAGCGTCAGCGTATGCAGCTGGCACTGCGTGAAGCCAAGCTGGCCAGCGCTCAGCAGCAGGGCCGTTGGCTGGAGGATCAGATCCTCAGCCTGGCCACCACCGAAACCGACCGCGGCCTGGTCATGACCCTGGGTGATGTGCTGTTCGACGCCGGACATGCCGAGCTGAAAAACTCCGCCAGCCGTACCATCCTCAAAGTTGTGCAGTTTCTGCAGATCAACCCGCGCCGAGTGGTCCGGATCGAAGGTTATACCGACAGTACGGGCGATCGTCAGGACAACCTGAAGCTCTCGAAAGACCGGGCACAGGCCGTCGCTGACGTGCTGATGGACCTGGGTGTCGATGAAAAGCGTATCCACGTCGAAGGCTATGGCCAGGAGTTTCCTGTGAATGCCAATACCTCCGAGCGGGGCCGTGCGCAAAACAGGCGTGTCGAGATCGTTTTCTCGGACGAGAAAGGTCAGTTGGGCGCAGCTCGCTGA
- a CDS encoding electron transfer flavoprotein subunit beta/FixA family protein: MKVLVAVKRVVDYNVKVRVKADNSGVDLANVKMSMNPFCEIAVEEAVRLKEKGVATEIVVVTIGPTTAQEQLRTALALGADRAVLVESAEELTSLAVAKLLKAVVDKEQPQLVILGKQAIDSDNNQTGQMLAALSGYPQGTFASKVEVTGDKVAVTREIDGGLQTVSLSLPAIVTTDLRLNEPRYASLPNIMKAKKKPLEVLTPDALGVSTASTNKTLKVEAPAARSAGIKVKSVAELVEKLKNEAKVI, translated from the coding sequence ATGAAGGTTCTTGTAGCTGTCAAACGAGTGGTCGACTACAACGTCAAGGTTCGCGTCAAGGCGGACAACTCCGGCGTCGATCTTGCCAACGTCAAAATGTCCATGAACCCGTTCTGCGAAATCGCCGTTGAAGAGGCGGTTCGTCTTAAAGAGAAGGGCGTAGCCACCGAAATCGTCGTCGTCACCATCGGCCCGACCACCGCTCAGGAACAACTGCGTACCGCCCTGGCTCTGGGTGCCGACCGTGCCGTGCTGGTCGAGTCCGCCGAGGAACTGACTTCTCTGGCCGTGGCCAAGCTGCTCAAGGCCGTGGTCGACAAGGAGCAGCCACAACTGGTGATCCTTGGCAAACAGGCCATCGACAGTGATAACAATCAGACCGGCCAGATGCTGGCTGCTTTGAGCGGCTACCCGCAGGGTACGTTCGCATCCAAGGTTGAAGTGACCGGTGACAAGGTCGCCGTAACCCGTGAAATCGACGGCGGCCTGCAGACCGTTTCCCTGAGCCTGCCAGCCATCGTGACCACGGACCTGCGTCTGAACGAGCCACGCTACGCTTCGCTGCCTAACATCATGAAGGCCAAGAAGAAGCCGCTCGAAGTGCTGACCCCGGATGCACTGGGCGTTTCCACGGCCTCGACCAACAAGACCCTCAAGGTCGAAGCTCCGGCTGCACGCAGCGCAGGCATCAAGGTCAAGTCGGTGGCTGAACTGGTCGAGAAACTGAAAAACGAAGCGAAGGTAATCTAA
- a CDS encoding substrate-binding periplasmic protein yields MVHSRLLSSLLFGLIALPSLAFAAGKCERLIVTGSPDAPPYLWRDPQDPRHLMGANADLLTQAAGELGIKVEFLYGGKRSQALEEVRTGRMDLLADAPLNAAQLEALDYIYPPIVQNEIMVWTRHDHNVPFNAVSELQGHPGAMSEKTRLTPSFDALARENLTLERLPALTPAFQKLALGEVDYVLAGRYAGLVMVQTLGLSKDLTAQPLPVDTPGFYLALSFNSACNEPWLRGQLAKKMTESAASGLAGDVIRHNLELWKAQLLQPASASAPNK; encoded by the coding sequence ATGGTGCATTCCCGGCTGCTGTCTTCGCTTCTTTTCGGGCTGATCGCGCTGCCGTCGCTGGCCTTCGCCGCAGGCAAGTGCGAGCGGCTGATCGTGACTGGCAGCCCGGACGCGCCGCCTTATCTGTGGCGTGATCCCCAGGACCCGCGTCACCTGATGGGCGCCAATGCCGATCTGCTGACTCAGGCAGCAGGCGAACTGGGTATCAAGGTTGAGTTTCTGTATGGCGGCAAGCGCAGTCAGGCACTCGAAGAGGTGCGCACCGGACGCATGGACCTGCTGGCCGACGCGCCGTTGAATGCTGCACAACTCGAAGCGCTGGATTACATTTATCCGCCGATTGTGCAGAACGAGATCATGGTCTGGACGCGTCACGATCACAATGTGCCGTTCAATGCCGTCAGCGAGCTGCAGGGTCATCCCGGCGCCATGTCGGAAAAGACCCGCCTGACGCCTTCCTTTGATGCGCTGGCCAGAGAAAACCTGACCCTTGAGCGCCTGCCTGCACTCACGCCCGCGTTTCAGAAGCTGGCCCTGGGTGAGGTGGATTACGTGCTTGCCGGGCGTTATGCCGGTCTGGTCATGGTGCAGACGCTGGGTCTGTCCAAAGACCTTACAGCGCAGCCTCTACCGGTCGATACGCCGGGGTTTTATCTGGCCTTGTCGTTCAACTCGGCCTGCAATGAACCATGGTTGCGCGGACAGCTGGCGAAAAAGATGACAGAATCGGCCGCCTCTGGCCTTGCGGGGGATGTCATCAGGCACAACCTGGAGTTGTGGAAAGCCCAACTGCTGCAACCTGCCAGCGCCAGCGCACCCAACAAGTAG
- a CDS encoding DUF4398 domain-containing protein, with product MSIRFSIAVMAIATLAGCASDPVPTEQFKLTEQALEQAKAVGASDDQPEMEVAQAGFAEARASMTSHAYKDARMKAEQAELDARLAEARVLTLKSQEQVNQLNTRLNRLRKQLGEAQ from the coding sequence GTGAGTATTCGTTTTTCAATTGCCGTCATGGCAATCGCCACGCTGGCCGGTTGCGCCAGTGATCCGGTACCAACCGAGCAGTTCAAACTGACCGAGCAGGCGCTGGAGCAGGCCAAGGCAGTAGGCGCCAGTGACGATCAGCCCGAGATGGAAGTCGCCCAGGCCGGATTTGCCGAAGCCCGAGCCTCCATGACAAGTCACGCCTACAAGGACGCGCGCATGAAAGCCGAACAGGCCGAGCTTGATGCGCGCCTGGCCGAAGCGCGAGTGCTGACCCTCAAGAGCCAGGAGCAGGTCAATCAGTTGAATACCCGCCTCAATCGCTTGCGCAAGCAGCTGGGGGAGGCGCAATGA
- a CDS encoding electron transfer flavoprotein subunit alpha/FixB family protein, with protein sequence MTILVIAEHDNATVAPATLNTLAAAQKIGGDIHLLVAGSGVSAVADAAAKIAGVTKVLVADHEAYAHQLPENIAPLVVELAAGHSHVMAAATSNGKNILPRVAAQLDVDQISEIVSVVSADTFTRPIYAGNAIATVQSTAAVKVITVRATGFDPVAAEGGSAAVEAVSAAHDAGKSSFVGEELAKSDRPELTAAKIVVSGGRGMQNGDNFRHLYTLADKLGAAVGASRAAVDAGFVPNDMQVGQTGKIVAPQLYIAVGISGAIQHLAGMKDSKVIVAINKDEEAPIFQVADYGLVADLFEAIPELEKLV encoded by the coding sequence ATGACGATCCTGGTTATCGCTGAACACGACAATGCGACCGTAGCCCCGGCTACGCTCAACACCCTTGCTGCTGCCCAGAAGATCGGCGGTGACATTCATTTGCTGGTGGCCGGTTCCGGCGTGAGCGCCGTTGCCGACGCAGCCGCCAAAATTGCCGGTGTGACCAAGGTCCTGGTGGCCGATCACGAAGCCTACGCGCACCAACTGCCTGAAAACATCGCACCGCTGGTCGTGGAACTGGCTGCGGGCCATAGCCATGTTATGGCTGCGGCAACGTCCAATGGCAAGAACATCCTGCCGCGTGTCGCTGCGCAGCTGGATGTTGACCAGATCTCCGAGATCGTATCGGTGGTTTCCGCTGACACCTTCACTCGTCCGATCTATGCCGGTAATGCCATCGCCACCGTGCAGTCGACGGCTGCGGTCAAGGTCATCACCGTGCGTGCCACCGGCTTCGACCCGGTGGCTGCAGAGGGTGGCTCGGCCGCTGTTGAAGCGGTATCGGCTGCTCACGATGCCGGCAAGTCCAGCTTCGTTGGTGAAGAACTGGCCAAATCCGATCGTCCGGAGCTGACAGCAGCGAAGATCGTGGTTTCCGGTGGTCGCGGCATGCAGAACGGCGACAACTTCAGGCACCTGTACACGCTGGCCGACAAGCTCGGTGCGGCAGTGGGCGCTTCCCGTGCTGCGGTCGATGCCGGTTTCGTACCCAACGACATGCAGGTCGGTCAGACTGGCAAGATCGTTGCTCCTCAGCTATACATCGCGGTCGGTATTTCCGGTGCCATTCAGCATCTGGCCGGTATGAAGGATTCCAAGGTGATCGTTGCGATCAACAAGGATGAAGAGGCGCCGATCTTCCAGGTCGCCGATTACGGTCTGGTGGCTGACTTGTTCGAAGCCATCCCCGAGCTGGAGAAGCTGGTTTAA